One genomic region from Cryptococcus deuterogattii R265 chromosome 7, complete sequence encodes:
- a CDS encoding UDP-galactopyranose mutase: MSSRFDLESGPPTPATADFNEPSSPVESATSVEEDLVNVETLIIGAGPTGLGAATRLHQLGRSFIIVDAASAPGGLASTDVTEEGFLFDVGGHVIFSHYAYFDDAINRALPLKDDWQTHQRISYVRSAGRWVPYPYQNNVSQLPLDLRVKCIDGLIAAAEQRAATPSYKPVTFDEWIVRNMGEGIADVFMRPYNFKVWGVNTTKMQCKWLGERVAAPNVRTAVRNALTMETAPNWGPNATFRFPTRNGTGGIWTAVAKQLPENKFRFGSKGAIQKINAPEKVAELGDGTRVKYQHLISTMQLDGLLHRLEGGANGEEVVKGMKMAAKEGLVFSSTIVLGIGIRGERPERIGDKCWLYFPEDNSPFYRATIFSNYSPYNTPFTSARLPTLQKADPSLSFEKDPKEGPYWSLMFEVCQSADKPVDLENLMKETIKGAVATELMSPTDEIVSLYERRFDYGYPTPTLGRDDAIDKILPKLQQEYGIHSRGRFGSWKYECGNQDHSFMLGVEAVDNALFGTPEMTLHETDWVNGRRNVERRLK; the protein is encoded by the exons ATGTCGTCCAGATTTGATCTTGAAAGCGGACCACCTACGCCGGCCACTGCCGACTTCAAtgagccttcttctccggTGGAATCGGCGACTTccgttgaagaagatctcgTGAATGTCGAGACTTTGATTATTGGTGCAGGACCT ACTGGATTGGGAGCTGCTACTCGTCTCCATCAGCTTGGTCGATCCTTCATTATTGTGGAtgctgcttctgctccAGGAGGTTTAGCCAGTACCGACGTGACGGAGGAAGGTTTCTTGTTTGATGTCGGTGGACATGTTATCTTTTC ACATTATGCGTACTTTGATGACGCGATCAACCGAGCACTTCCTTTGAAAGACGACTGGCAAACACATCAGAGGATCAGTTATGTTCGAAGTGCCGGACGTTGGGTTCCTT ATCCATACCAAAATAATGTTTCTCAACTTCCGCTAGACCTCCGTGTCAAGTGCATCGACGGCCTTATCGCTGCCGCAGAGCAGCGCGCCGCTACTCCCAGTTACAAACCAGTTACTTTTGACGAATGGATCGTACGAAACATGGGTGAAGGTATCGCAGACGTCTTCATGCGGCCGTACAACTTCAAGGTCTGGGGTGTGAACACTACAAAG ATGCAATGCAAATGGCTTGGTGAACGTGTGGCCGCACCCAACGTCCGTACCGCTGTGCGCAACGCCCTCACTATGGAAACAGCTCCTAACTGGGGACCCAACGCTACTTTCCGATTCCCCACTCGAAACGGTACTGGTGGAATCTGGACTGCTGTGGCCAAGCAGCTCCCCGAGAACAAATTCCGATTTGGTTCCAAAGGCGCCATCCAGAAGATCAACGCTCCCGAGAAAGTCGCTGAGCTCGGTGACGGGACGAGGGTCAAGTATCAGCATTTAATCTCGACTATGCAGCTTGACGGGCTCTTGCACCGTTTAGAAGGGGGTGcgaatggagaagaggttgtgaaggggatgaagatggctgCGAAGGAAGGTTTGGTCTTTTCGTCGACTATCGTATTGGGTATTGGAATTCGAGGAGAAAGGCCCGAGAGAATTGGAGACAAAT GCTGGTTATACTTCCCAGAAGATAACTCGCCCTTCTACCGcgccaccatcttctccaactaTTCTCCTTACAATACTCCCTTTACCTCTGCTCGTCTGCCTACTCTTCAAAAAGCCgatccttccctttccttcgaGAAGGATCCGAAAGAAGGACCGTACTGGAGTTTGATGTTTGAAGTTTGTCAATCTGCAGACAAACCTGTCGATCTGGAAAacttgatgaaggagaccATTAAGGGAGCTGTTGCCACAGAGTTGATGTCACCAACGGATGAGATTGTGTCGTTATACGAAAGGAGGTTTGATTATGGCTA CCCTACGCCTACTCTCGGACGGGATGACGCTATCGATAAGATCCTCCCGAAGCTTCAACAAGAGTACGGAATCCATTCTCGAGGGAGATTCGGAAGCTGGAAGTACGAATGTGGTAATCAAGATCATTCT TTCATGCTCGGTGTGGAAGCCGTCGATAATGCGTTGTTTGGTACACCTGAAATGACTTTGCATGAGACAGATTGGGTTAATGGCAGGCGAAATGTCGAGAGGCGGTTGAAGTAG
- a CDS encoding casein kinase II subunit beta, which translates to MNVIHSPSGPSHLPRLHAQALIVNNNPSFPARHRAPLLLFKHPVPPTPISPDSPTPKDGETAALSTWRTSLLLPNVDPLPTPSPVACSHAPSPNLPSPFSPSAAMAQPEYPELDPEELEEEEIYESETASSTQTSTLTWINWYTSLTGHDYFCEVHEEFIEDDFNLTGLQSMVPFWKEALDMVLDVEPEEDSSKIPDVSIVESSAELLYGMVHQRFILTKAGLSSMVEKYDAGHFGGCPRVFCNATPVLPCGRSDMPGIDTVKLYCPNCGDIYTPPSSKYQNVDGAFFGTSFAPLFFQTYPELHSVPFCPSSSSSSVAAGTNTSSTRPSPTPAATPVGGATFTNPNPHGGQRPALGRVYQPKIYGFKVSERARSGPRMKWLRERPEKAEELDQVDWKGRWKNEGGVYGAGNGNGKGGDEDEEMEGNREVKKGKLFDDEDEPEDDDEEEEEEELGKVVPEASTATFPTRR; encoded by the exons atgaatgTGATTCACAGCCCCAGTGGCCCAAGTCACTTGCCCCGCCTCCACGCGCAAGCTCTGAtcgtcaacaacaacccTTCGTTCCCTGCACGTCATCGCGCGCCTTTACTTCTATTCAAGCACCCTGTGCCTCCCACGCCTATTTCGCCAGATAGTCCCACTCCCAAAGACGGCGAGACGGCGGCGTTATCCACGTGGCGcacttctcttctcttgcctAATGTTGATCCTTTGCCGACTCCATCTCCCGTTGCTTGTTCGCACGCCCCATCTCCTAACCTCCCCTCACCATTCTCCCCCAGTGCAGCAATGGCCCAGCCTGAATACCCCGAACTCGATCccgaagagcttgaagaggaagaaatcTATG AATCCGAGACTGCATCTTCTACCCAAACATCGACCCTCACATGGATC AATTGGTACACATCCCTCACAGGTCACGACTACTTTTGCGAAGTCCATGAAGAATTTATCGAAGATGATTTCAACCTGACGGGATTGCAATCTATGGTGCCCTTCTGGAAGGAAGCGCTGGATATGGTTCTGGACGTTGAACCTG aagaagattcaTCCAAGATCCCGGACGTGTCCATTGTCGAGTCTTCAGCGGAGCTTTTGTATGGGATGGTGCATCAGAGATTCATCTTGACCAAGGCTGGTCTTTCATCAATG GTTGAGAAATACGATGCGGGACATTTTGGCGGCTGCCCCCGAGTATTCTGCAACGCTACCCCCGTCCTACCATGCGGCCGCTCCGACATGCCCGGTATCGATACTGTCAAACTTTACTGCCCCAACTGCGGTGACATTTATACTCCTCCGAGCAGTAAATACCAAAACGTCGACGGCGCATTTTTCGGTACATCTTTCGCGCCGTTATTCTTCCAGACGTACCCCGAACTCCACTCTGTCCCATtctgtccttcctcttcctcctcttcggtTGCTGCTGGAACGAACACCTCTTCAACCCGACCTTCGCCGACCCCTGCTGCCACACCTGTTGGTGGTGCGACATTCACAAACCCCAACCCTCATGGTGGCCAACGCCCGGCTCTTGGGAGAGTGTACCAACCCAAGATTTACGGATTTAAGGTTTCCGAGCGCGCGAGGAGCGGTCCAAGGATGAAGTGGTTGAGAGAGAGACCAGAAAAGGCCGAAGAGCTCGATCAAGTTGATtggaaagggagatggaagaatgaaggTGGAGTGTATGGTGCGGGGAATGGGAACGgaaagggaggagatgaggatgaggagatggaagggaaccgagaggtgaagaaggggaaattatttgatgatgaggatgaacccgaagatgatgatgaggaagaagaagaggaagaactgGGAAAGGTGGTGCCAGAAGCATCGACAGCGACGTTCCCCACTCGTCGGTGA
- a CDS encoding adrenodoxin-type ferredoxin has product MSKVSSTFTRQLTSLATKTNRPVPQRALHIPFLKPSPASSCLKRASNGRSSILTSQFGQKRALHSSLPRWHGDLVRPEPGTGIKLIFRDSHGNDVKTVEGNEGDDILSLAHEHDIDLEGACEGSVACSTCHVIIDPEHFDMLPEADDEENDMLDLAFGLEDTSRLGCQVKLTKELDGMVATLPSATRNMYVDGAKARTH; this is encoded by the exons ATGTCCAAGGTCTCCTCAACGTTCACCAGACAGCTCACCTCGCTCGCCACCAAAACCAACAGACCAGTTCCCCAACGAGCATTACATATTCCTTTCCTCAAACCTTCTCCGGCCTCTTCATGCCTCAAGAGAGCTAGCAATGGGAGATCAAGCATCTTGACTTCTCAGTTTGGGCAAAAGAGGGCGCTGCATTCTTCTTTAC CTCGATGGCATGGTGACCTTGTTCGTCCCGAACCTGGAACAGG GATCAAGCTCATATTCCGAGACTCCCACGGCAACGATGTTAAGACTGTGGAGGGTAACGAGGGTGATGACATCTTAAGCTTGGCTCATGAACACGACATCGACCTTGAAG GCGCTTGTGAAGGCTCAGTAGCTTGCTCTACATGCCACGTTATCATTGACCCCGAACACTTTGATATGCTGCCCGAAGCggacgatgaggagaatgacATGTTGGATCTTGCTTTCGGTTTGGAGGACAC ATCAAGGCTTGGATGTCAAGTGAAGCTTACAAAGGAGTTGGATGGGATGGTTGCGACTTTACCATCGGCCACACGGAATATGTATGTGGATG GTGCCAAGGCTCGTACCCATTAG
- a CDS encoding phosphomethylpyrimidine kinase — MASGNEPSLEPRTRPHVMTIAGSDSGGGAGIQADLKTIEAFGCYGSSVLTGLTAQNTLGVQAVHVVPTDFVIQQLQSVISDELPKAIKLGMLTCASTIRALAQEVSKLNTTIVLDPVMISTSGHTLLPEDAMEALYELYPHVDYLTPNIPEAKKLSGWGHEVKNLDDMIELAKKTNEKTKSLSVLLKGGHAVVSREEVLKYVGKYEIVWEEGDDEDDTVEVYNEYKDSLNVNAKPQKDLVVDLLVKEGEIVAMFVGNKVDSQSTHGTGCTLSAAIACSYAVSPGAADAESLIPIFKRAIGYTQSAIATAFPFGHGHGPLNHGHLTMRRALPFPTKHNPHPFLTHLIQSDLPLWKSYVRHPFVVQLGKGTLPRKCFEHYIKQDYHYLKHYARAHALGAYKADSFEDIKAFTEISLHIARESTMHVAYCQEFGVSLADLEATPESANCSAYARYVIDIGTQGDILDLYMAVASCLVGYGEVGLWLKKQVAKGEAKVERNLYGRWMSDYGGKEFLGAVNRGIGNLERRVAQDPPSPERLAKLTNIWQECVRLESGFWDMGLNLL; from the exons ATGGCAAGCGGAAATGAACCGTCATTGGAGCCCCGTACCAGGCCTCATGTCATGACCATCGCTG GGAGCGACTCTGGGGGTGGTGCTGGTATTCAG GCCGACCTCAAAACGATCGAAGCCTTTGGATGTTACGGCTCATCCGTATTGACTGGCCTTACTGCACAAAACACCCTTGGTGTCCAGGCGGTCCATGTCGTACCGACCGACTTTGTCATCCAGCAACTCCAGTCTGTCATTTCAGATGAACTCCCCAAAGCCATCAAGCTCGGCATGCTCACTTGCGCCTCTACCATCCGCGCTCTCGCTCAAGAAGTTTCCAAGCTCAACACAACAATTGTTCTCGACCCTGTCATGATCTCTACCAGTGGTCACACTCTTTTACCGGAAGATGCTATGGAGGCGCTCTACGAGCTTTATCCTCACGTTGACTATCTTACGCCTAATATACCAGAAGCTAAAAAGCTTTCTGGATGGGGTCATGAAGTTAAGAACTTGGACGATATGATTGAGCTCGCAAAGAAGACCAACGAAAAAACGAAATCTCTATCTGTGCTTTTAAAAGGTGGACATGCCGTTGTTTCTCGTGAAGAGGTGCTTAAATATGTCGGAAAATACGAGATTgtttgggaggagggggatgacgaggatgacaCTGTGGAAGTATACAATGAATACAAGGATTCACTCAATGTGAATGCCAAGCCTCAAAAAGACCTTGTTGTCGACTTGTTAGTAAAGGAAGGCGAGATCGTGGCAATGTTTGTGGGAAATAAGGTGGACAGCCAGAGTACCCATGGTACCGGATGTACCCTCAGTGCGGCTATCGCTTGTTCTTATGCCGTCTCACCCGGCGCAGCAGATG CGGAATCCTTGATACCCATCTTCAAAAGAGCAATCGGTTATACCCAATCTGCTATCGCTACCGCTTTCCCATTTGGTCACGGCCATGGCCCTCTTAATCATGGTCATCTCACCATGCGCCGAGCTCTCCCTTT TCCAACAAAACACAACCCTCATCCCTTCCTTACACACCTCATTCAGTCTGATCTTCCCTTATGGAAATCCTACGTCCGACATCCATTCGTCGTTCAACTCGGTAAGGGTACCCTGCCCAGGAAGTGCTTTGAGCATTACATCAAGCAAGATTATCACTACCTCAAACACT ACGCCCGTGCTCACGCTCTCGGTGCTTACAAAGCCGACAGCTTTGAAGATATCAAAGCATTCACCGAAATATCCCTCCACATCGCCCGAGAATCCACCATGCATGTAGCCTATTGCCAAGAATTCGGTGTCTCCCTAGCCGACCTCGAGGCAACTCCCGAATCAGCCAACTGCTCTGCCTACGCGCGATACGTCATTGACATCGGGACTCAGGGAGATATCCTTGATCTCTACATGGCTGTGGCATCTTGTTTGGTTGGCTATGGCGAAGTGGGATTGTGGTTGAAGAAACAGGTGGCCAAGGGGGAAGcaaaggtggaaaggaatCTGTATGGAAGGTGGATGTCAGATTatggagggaaggaatTTTTGGGTGCAGTGAATCGAGGCATTG GAAACCTGGAACGGCGTGTAGCTCAAGACCCACCATCTCCCGAGAGACTCGCAAAGCTTACTAATATTTGGCAGGAGTGTGTCAGGCTCGAGTCTGGGTTTTGGGATATGGGTTTGAATTTACTATAG
- a CDS encoding siderophore iron transporter MirB encodes MSFIQVLTNRRTGRATGITSASTTQVNTLDDSQTADHLGSVGSTEEKKDVTPDEENVPPIAESEREVPNENAQRGVQNAEAITLTWSRTSLVIAYAFMFLLYFVNAFQSSITGNLSAYIVSDFSAHSLIPTIGIVSNVMSAATYMPLAKALNLWDRSYGFAFMTLLSTIGLILSATCKNIYVYCASQVFYSIGFVGMIFAIDVITADTSHLKDRGLAYAFTSSPYIITAFAGSAASEHFYESNWRWGFGTFAIVLPVVAMPLFLVLFLNKRKAQKAGLIVKVSSGRTFWQSVWYYIVEFDVLGVFLLAAGLVLFLLPFSIASSAADEWRQDYIIAMLVVGLVLLILFVLAERFAAPRPFIPYRVVLSRGVIGAGLLDFTYQVAYYCWYDYFTSYLQVVFGTSISVAGYISSIFDIVSGVWLLVVGYAIRKTGYFRWLLMFSVPLYLLGEGLMIYFRKPGGHFGWIIFCQILVAFGGGTITICEQVSVLASASHNDAAAVLAFLGLFGYIGGAVGNSISGAIWTHTFPDALAKYLPADALPDLDTIYEDLDTQLSFPIGSATRTGIIEAYAEAQEKMLIAGTAVMALSLIWIFVIKNINVAKIAQVKGLLF; translated from the exons ATGAGCTTCATCCAAGTCCTCACCAATAGGCGTACCGGTCGCGCTACTGGCATCACCAGCGCCTCAACTACCCAAGTCAATACTCTTGACGACAGCCAGACTGCGGATCACCTCGGATCGGTTGGCTCtacagaggagaagaaggatgtaACTCCCGACGAGGAGAACGTGCCGCCAATAGCGGAATCCGAGCGAGAGGTCCCCAACGAGAACGCTCAGCGAGGTGTGCAAAATGCGGAGGCTATCACTTTGACTTGGTCAAGAACCTCTCTCGTCATCGCTTATGCCTT CATGTTTCTTTTGTACTTTGTTAACGCTTTCCAGTCCTCCATAACCGGTAACTTGTCCGCCTACATCGTCTCTGACTTCTCTGCCCACTCTCTTATTCCCACCATCGGCATCGTTTCCAACGTCATGAGCGCAGCCACCTACATGCCCCTCGCCAAGGCCCTCAACTTGTGGGACCGATCCTATGGTTTCGCCTTCATGACTCTTCTCTCTACTATCGGTTTGATCCTTAGTGCCACATGTAAGAACATTTACGTGTATTGTGCTTCTCAG GTGTTCTACTCTATCGGTTTCGTAGGTATGATCTTCGCCATCGATGTCATTACTGCGGACACTTCTCATCTCAAGGACCGAGGTCTCGCCTATGccttcacctcttctccttacATCATCACCGCCTTTGCTGGTTCCGCCGCGTCTGAGCACTTCTACGAGAGCAACTGGCGATGGGGTTTCGGTACTTTTGCCATCGTTCTTCCTGTTGTCGCTATGCCTTTGTTCTTAGTCTTGTTCCTCAACAAGAGGAAAGCTCAGAAGGCAGGTTTAATAGTCAAGGTGTCCAGTGGAAGGACTTTCTGGCAGTCTGTTTGGTACTACATTGTCGAATTCGATG TCCTCGgcgtcttcctcctcgctgCCGgtcttgtcctcttccttctccctttctctatcgcttcttctgctgccgaCGAATGGCGTCAGGACTACATCATTGCTATGCTTGTCGTCGGCCTAGTTCTCTTGATTCTTTTCGTCCTCGCCGAACGGTTCGCCGCCCCCAGGCCTTTCATTCCTTACCGAGTTGTCCTGTCTCGAGGTGTCATCGGCGCCGGTCTGCTCGACTTCACCTATCAGGTCGCTTACTACTGTTGGTACGACTACTTCACCTCTTATCTCCAGGTCGTCTTTGGTACCTCCATCTCTGTCGCCGGCTACATCTCCAGTATCTTCGACATTGTCTCTGGTGTGTGGTTGCTCGTTGTCGGTTACGCCATCCGAAAGACTGGTTACTTTAGGTGGCTCCTGATGTTCTCTGTCCCCCTCTACCTCCTGGGCGAAGGCCTTATGATCTATTTCCGAAAGCCTGGAGGACACTTTGGTTggatcatcttctgccaaaTACTCGTCGCCTTCGGAGGTGGTACCATCACTATTTGTGAGCAGGTCTCCGTCCTTGCCTCTGCCAGCCACAATGACGCAGCCGCTgtccttgccttcctcgGTCTTTTCGGTTACATTGGTGGTGCCGTCGGTAACTCCATATCTGGTGCCATCTGGACTCACACCTTTCCCGACGCTCTCGCCAAGTACCTTCCTGCCGACGCTTTGCCCGATTTGGACACCATCTACGAGGATCTTGACACCCAGTTGAGCTTTCCTATCGGCAGCGCTACCCGAACTGGTATTATTGAGGCGTATGCTGAGGCGcaggaaaagatgttgatCGCGGGTACTGCAGTGATGGCCCTGTCGTTGATTTGGATCTTTGTCATAAAGAATATTAATGTAGCAAAGATTGCCCAGGTCAAGGGCTTGCTCTTCTAG
- a CDS encoding RAB GDP-dissociation inhibitor yields the protein MDEEYDVIVLGTGLTECILSGLLSVDGQKVLHMDRNDYYGGDSASLNLTQLYQQFRGTPPPENLQLGRDRDYAVDLIPKFILSSGELTRMLVHTDVTRYLEFKVIAGSYVYRDGRISKVPSTEMEAVKSPLMGLFEKRRARNFFQYLQNWKEEDPATHQGLDINKCSMKDVYTKFGLEAGTQDFIGHAMALWLDEDYITKPARQTIDRIILYTASMARYGKSPYIYPLYGLGELPQAFARLSAIYGGTYMLDKKIDSINIDPETGYFTGVTSEGETVRAKKVIGDPSYFGAGKDEPEGGKMRVIETGKVIRAICIMKHPIPGTDNADSAQIIIPQKQVGRKNDIYIAAVSSAHNVAAPNVWIAIVSTIVETSVPEREILPGLQLLGNVVDKFISITPLYAPTADGTADNVFITKSYDATSHFETVVEDVSDVWQRVKGEKLVLKKRETQIEA from the exons ATGGACGAAGAGTACGAC GTTATCGTTCTT GGTACCGGTCTCACCGAATGTATCCTTTCTGGTCTTCTCTCAGTAGACGGCCAGAAGGTCCTCCACATGGACAGAAATGACTACTACGGTGGAGACAGTGCGAGTCTCAACTTGACCCAG CTCTACCAGCAGTTCCGAGGCACACCTCCCCCAGAGAACCTCCAACTAGGCCGTGACCGCGACTACGCTGTCGACCTTATCCCTAaattcatcctctcctctggCGAGCTTACCCGAATGCTCGTCCATACCGACGTCACGCGTTATCTCGAATTCAAGGTCATCGCCGGTTCCTACGTCTACCGAGATGGAAGGATCTCGAAAGTGCCTAGTACTGAGATGGAGGCTGTGAAGAGTCCGTTGATGGGTTTGTTTGAAaagaggagggcgaggaaTTTTTTCCAGTACTTGCAGAattggaaggaggaggatccTGCTACTCATCAGG GCCTTGACATTAACAAATGCTCGATGAAGGATGTCTACACCAAGTTTGGGCTTGAAGCTGGTACTCAAGACTTTATTGGTCACGCCATGGCCCTCTGGCTCGACGAGGA CTACATCACCAAACCTGCCCGGCAGACTATCGACCGAATCATCCTCTACACTGCCTCCATGGCTCGCTATGGCAAATCCCCTTACATCTATCCCCTCTACGGCCTCGGCGAGCTTCCGCAGGCGTTCGCCCGTCTCTCAGCTATCTACGGTGGCACCTACATGCtggacaagaagattgaCTCGATCAACATTGATCCCGAGACTGGGTATTTTACTGGTGTCACCTCGGAAGGAGAGACTGTTAGGGCTAAAAAGGTGATTGGAGACCCTAGCTATTTTGGGGCTGGGAAAGATGAGCCGGAAGGAGGCAAGATGAGGGTCATTGAGACCGGCAAAGTGATTAGAGCAATCTGTATCATGAAACACCCCATTCCAGGGACGGACAATGCAGACTCTGCTCAGATTATCATCCCTCAAAAGCAGGTCGGCAGGAAGAACG ACATTTACATCGCTGCTGTTTCTTCTGCGCACAATGTCGCCGCTCCCAACGTCTGGATTGCGATCGTTTCCACCATCGTTGAAACTAGCGTCCCTGAGCGTGAGATCTTGCCGGGTCTTCAACTCCTCGGTAACGTAGTTGACAA gttcatctccatcacccCTCTTTACGCCCCCACCGCCGACGGTACGGCGGACAACGTGTTCATCACCAAATCTTACGACGCCACTTCCCACTTCGAAacggtggtggaggatgtgtCGGATGTGTGGCAGAGGGTGAAGGGGGAGAAGCtggttttgaagaagagagagactCAGATTGAAGCGtaa